Proteins co-encoded in one Paenibacillus thermoaerophilus genomic window:
- a CDS encoding S-layer homology domain-containing protein, protein MNKKAGMLTSILLSAGLVFSGSAAAFDDVKGLPGEKKLLELKQRGLINGVTDHQFAPKSKLTAAQGVHLLVKAFDLSLAGFTFVKQPQASDSFDYVANDAWYAEDFVIAALNGVPIPRDIDPTAELTREQFAEWLIAAVDTKGKYAFPMIYMTIADEKDVTPEKMNAIQKLLITKIGKVDEDGRFRPKEAITRAEAAVWVHDAIRFVEKRQQQPVKQYEVSVKTEAVTKDVNKVVLSADLPNPGYGLRIESVRFTVDNVAVIGYRVIEPDPDKMYPQVITKAEAVTYVDARYKLETVQLN, encoded by the coding sequence TTGAATAAGAAAGCAGGGATGTTGACAAGCATTTTGTTGAGCGCGGGACTCGTATTCAGCGGCAGCGCCGCGGCGTTCGACGATGTAAAGGGCTTGCCCGGAGAAAAAAAGCTGCTGGAACTGAAGCAACGAGGTTTGATTAACGGGGTGACGGACCATCAGTTCGCCCCGAAAAGCAAATTAACCGCGGCGCAGGGCGTGCATTTGCTGGTCAAGGCTTTCGATCTGAGCCTGGCGGGCTTTACGTTCGTCAAACAGCCTCAAGCCAGTGATTCGTTCGATTACGTAGCGAACGACGCCTGGTACGCGGAAGATTTCGTTATCGCGGCGCTTAATGGCGTGCCGATTCCGCGCGATATCGATCCGACGGCCGAACTGACCCGGGAGCAATTCGCAGAGTGGCTTATCGCTGCGGTCGACACGAAAGGGAAATACGCGTTTCCGATGATCTATATGACGATCGCGGACGAAAAGGACGTAACCCCGGAGAAAATGAACGCCATCCAGAAGCTTCTGATTACGAAGATCGGCAAGGTTGACGAAGATGGACGTTTCCGGCCGAAGGAAGCGATTACCCGGGCGGAAGCCGCCGTATGGGTGCATGACGCGATCCGGTTCGTCGAAAAGCGGCAGCAGCAACCTGTGAAGCAATACGAGGTGTCCGTGAAAACAGAAGCCGTCACAAAGGATGTCAACAAAGTCGTTTTGTCCGCCGATCTGCCGAATCCGGGATACGGGCTGCGGATCGAATCGGTCCGATTCACCGTCGACAACGTCGCGGTTATCGGTTACCGCGTGATCGAGCCCGATCCGGATAAAATGTATCCGCAAGTCATTACGAAAGCCGAGGCCGTTACCTACGTGGACGCTCGGTACAAGCTGGAGACGGTCCAGTTGAACTGA
- a CDS encoding DUF2524 domain-containing protein, translating into MTPNDSSYDCANAGDDLHRLKLEIARLRGSGDESPQAQQELNRLENEMAFIRNKCGIH; encoded by the coding sequence ATGACGCCCAACGACAGCTCGTACGATTGCGCCAACGCCGGGGACGATCTGCATCGGCTCAAGCTAGAAATCGCGAGGCTTAGGGGAAGCGGAGACGAAAGCCCGCAGGCTCAGCAGGAACTGAACAGGCTGGAGAACGAAATGGCCTTTATCCGCAATAAATGCGGCATCCACTGA
- the mscL gene encoding large-conductance mechanosensitive channel protein MscL, which produces MLKDFKKFVMRGNVLDLAVGVIIGTAFGKIVNSLVNDILMPPLGMLTGKVDFTNLFITLSGEAQDTLEKTKQTNAITINYGLFLNNVVQFLIMAFVIFLIVRYANKLTQRFLPDQPEAKPLTKECPYCCSQIPVKATRCSHCTSHLPSDSLHTSTPVC; this is translated from the coding sequence ATGCTTAAGGATTTCAAAAAATTCGTCATGCGGGGCAACGTACTGGATTTGGCGGTCGGGGTTATTATCGGAACGGCCTTCGGCAAAATCGTCAATTCGTTGGTCAATGACATACTGATGCCGCCTCTCGGCATGTTGACCGGCAAAGTCGATTTTACGAATTTATTTATAACATTGTCCGGGGAAGCGCAAGATACGCTGGAGAAGACGAAGCAGACGAACGCGATTACGATCAATTACGGACTTTTTCTCAATAATGTGGTGCAGTTTTTGATTATGGCTTTTGTCATTTTCCTGATCGTGCGTTACGCAAACAAGCTGACCCAGCGGTTTCTTCCGGATCAGCCCGAAGCCAAGCCGCTGACCAAGGAATGCCCGTACTGCTGCTCGCAAATTCCGGTGAAGGCGACCCGGTGCTCGCACTGCACGTCGCATTTGCCCAGCGATTCTTTGCACACCAGCACTCCCGTCTGTTAA
- the ytxJ gene encoding bacillithiol system redox-active protein YtxJ yields MRTYREITTVEEWKQTLESTESRPVLLLKHSTRCPVSASALEEFEAYLKDKPREDIDYAIVLVVESRPVSNQIAEDLGVKHESPQIILIDKKKSYWNASHWAVTTKHIRAVLD; encoded by the coding sequence ATGCGAACTTATCGAGAAATTACGACCGTCGAAGAATGGAAGCAAACGCTGGAATCGACGGAATCCCGCCCCGTCCTGCTGCTGAAGCACAGCACGCGGTGTCCCGTTAGCGCCAGCGCTCTGGAGGAATTCGAAGCGTATCTGAAGGATAAACCGCGCGAAGACATCGATTACGCCATCGTGCTCGTCGTCGAATCGCGCCCCGTGTCCAACCAGATCGCGGAGGATTTGGGAGTCAAGCATGAGTCGCCGCAGATCATCCTGATCGATAAAAAGAAGTCGTACTGGAACGCTTCCCACTGGGCCGTCACGACCAAACATATCCGGGCTGTATTGGATTAA
- a CDS encoding PilZ domain-containing protein yields MNSTTMSADLVGRSVMLEIAGFVSTGIVSHIEGDIIEIDNDNAETYGLGQSAKVVIYAKGGLINFESAIVGKTAGTVIILNPPEIKNSSLQRRQNFRVSVSIQGTVDSIIDGKGIPLVLDQPVPIHVLDIGLGGIAFHIPEYELNPGSVLKAELPIGEQVESYHLLVLHSRTGEGNLRVHGCKFQSISDEQLQTLYAFTLGEQIRARLEIRKRGLVPQGSLTDETYG; encoded by the coding sequence TTGAACTCGACAACCATGAGCGCCGATTTGGTAGGACGCAGCGTCATGCTGGAGATCGCCGGATTCGTATCGACCGGCATCGTCTCGCACATTGAAGGCGACATTATCGAAATCGACAACGACAACGCCGAGACCTATGGGTTGGGCCAGTCGGCGAAGGTCGTGATTTACGCCAAGGGCGGCCTTATTAATTTTGAATCGGCAATTGTCGGCAAAACGGCCGGCACGGTCATTATTCTCAATCCGCCGGAAATCAAAAACAGTTCGCTGCAGCGCCGGCAAAACTTCAGGGTGTCAGTCTCGATCCAAGGTACGGTTGATTCCATAATTGACGGGAAAGGCATCCCTCTCGTTCTGGATCAGCCGGTTCCGATTCATGTGCTGGATATCGGTCTGGGAGGCATTGCTTTCCATATCCCGGAATACGAATTAAACCCCGGCTCCGTTCTGAAAGCGGAACTGCCGATCGGAGAGCAGGTGGAAAGCTATCATCTGCTCGTGCTCCATTCGAGGACGGGGGAAGGCAACCTTCGGGTTCACGGCTGCAAGTTTCAGTCGATTAGCGACGAACAACTGCAGACTTTGTACGCCTTCACGCTCGGCGAACAGATCCGGGCCCGCCTGGAGATCCGCAAGCGGGGACTGGTCCCGCAAGGCAGTTTAACCGATGAAACATACGGATAG
- a CDS encoding polyprenyl synthetase family protein, giving the protein MKERVALIESALAESIPAEWNVPERLKDAMYYSLLAGGKRLRPLLVLAAAEATGAAFVPKAALLAGCAIEMIHTYSLIHDDLPAMDNDDFRRGRPTNHKVYGEAMAILAGDGLLTHAFYTMSEAAAASGLDAPHALALVSELSAYAGARGMVGGQAADMLGEQGVTKLEELEYIHLHKTADLIVCSLRAGARIGRATETQLEALTLFGRSLGLAFQIQDDILDLTGDESKLGKPLHSDEKQQKVTYPYFIGLEASREKVGQLTQAAVDAVAGAGFAKPGRLLEFAQYLMNRDH; this is encoded by the coding sequence ATGAAAGAGCGCGTCGCGCTTATCGAAAGCGCGCTCGCCGAGTCGATCCCGGCCGAGTGGAACGTGCCCGAGCGGCTGAAGGACGCGATGTATTACTCGCTGCTGGCGGGCGGCAAGCGGCTGCGGCCGCTGCTCGTTCTGGCGGCCGCCGAGGCGACGGGCGCCGCATTCGTGCCGAAAGCCGCGCTGCTGGCGGGTTGCGCGATCGAGATGATTCACACGTATTCGCTGATTCATGACGATCTGCCGGCCATGGACAACGACGATTTCCGCCGGGGCCGTCCGACCAATCACAAGGTGTACGGGGAAGCGATGGCGATTCTCGCCGGAGACGGCCTGCTTACTCATGCATTTTATACGATGTCGGAAGCGGCTGCGGCCAGCGGTCTGGACGCGCCGCATGCGCTGGCGCTCGTGTCGGAGCTGTCGGCTTACGCGGGCGCCCGGGGTATGGTCGGCGGTCAGGCGGCCGATATGCTGGGCGAGCAGGGCGTGACGAAGCTGGAAGAGCTGGAGTATATCCATCTGCATAAAACGGCTGACCTGATCGTCTGCTCGCTTCGCGCCGGCGCACGGATCGGGCGCGCGACGGAAACGCAATTGGAAGCGTTGACCCTGTTCGGCCGATCGCTGGGCCTGGCATTCCAGATTCAGGACGACATCCTCGATTTGACCGGCGATGAGAGCAAGCTGGGCAAGCCGCTGCACAGCGATGAGAAGCAGCAGAAGGTGACTTATCCTTATTTCATCGGGCTGGAAGCGTCTCGCGAAAAGGTCGGGCAGTTGACGCAAGCAGCCGTCGACGCCGTTGCCGGAGCGGGGTTCGCGAAGCCCGGCCGGCTTCTGGAGTTCGCGCAATATTTGATGAACCGGGATCATTGA
- the xseB gene encoding exodeoxyribonuclease VII small subunit — translation MEKPKDDKTLSFEEAMDQLEQIVNRLESGDVPLEAAIELFQEGMRLSRLCGDKLEQVERKIEQLMETPDGTVVRKPFLSPEESGDRR, via the coding sequence ATGGAGAAGCCGAAGGACGACAAGACGCTTAGCTTTGAAGAGGCGATGGACCAACTGGAACAGATCGTGAACCGGCTGGAGAGCGGGGATGTGCCGCTTGAGGCGGCCATCGAATTGTTTCAGGAAGGGATGCGGCTGTCCCGCCTGTGCGGAGACAAGCTGGAACAGGTGGAAAGAAAAATCGAGCAATTGATGGAAACGCCGGACGGAACCGTCGTCCGCAAACCGTTTCTGTCGCCGGAGGAAAGCGGGGACCGGAGATGA
- the xseA gene encoding exodeoxyribonuclease VII large subunit yields MSGTASALTVKELTRYIKLKLEGDPRLADVWVKGEISNFTRHTSGHLYFTLKDADSRIKCIQFASNASRLAFAPREGMKVLARGSVSIYERDGQYQFYVREMQPDGLGSLYLAFEQLKSKLAAEGLFDPSRKRPIPRFPSAIGVVTSPTGAAIRDILTTLGRRYPQVRVVLFPVLVQGEQAAPSIARAIEVLNRLGEVDVMIVGRGGGSLEELWAFNEELVARAIAASSIPVISAVGHETDFTIADFVADLRAATPTAAAELAVPHVLELKAQLSQFRRRLEQGLIGRLRGERERLARLARSPALTQPHRLLRQPAERLDRLRERMAYRLAERSARSRERLLRLSRRLAGQTPEGRAALHRSRIRELEHRLQTAAAAAVKEKRAAWLSSLRHLDALSPLKVMQRGYAIAYDEKERTLINSVRQVQLGDILKIRLTDGKLDCHVWKLEEWEHGEAEGRQDA; encoded by the coding sequence ATGAGCGGAACGGCTTCGGCGCTGACGGTCAAGGAGCTGACGCGATACATCAAACTCAAGCTGGAAGGCGACCCGCGGCTTGCGGACGTCTGGGTGAAGGGAGAAATCTCGAACTTCACGCGCCACACGAGCGGCCATCTTTATTTTACGCTGAAGGATGCCGACAGCCGCATCAAATGCATCCAGTTCGCGTCCAACGCGTCCCGGTTGGCTTTTGCTCCCCGCGAAGGAATGAAGGTGCTGGCCAGGGGAAGCGTCTCGATCTACGAACGGGATGGGCAATACCAGTTTTACGTGCGGGAGATGCAGCCCGACGGGCTGGGCAGCCTGTACCTGGCGTTCGAACAGTTGAAAAGCAAGCTTGCGGCGGAAGGGCTGTTCGACCCGAGCCGCAAACGGCCGATTCCCCGGTTTCCTTCGGCAATCGGGGTCGTCACCTCTCCGACGGGAGCCGCCATCCGCGATATTTTGACGACGCTCGGGCGCCGTTATCCGCAGGTTCGGGTCGTTCTGTTCCCGGTGCTGGTGCAGGGCGAGCAGGCCGCGCCGTCGATCGCGAGAGCGATCGAAGTGTTGAACCGGCTGGGCGAAGTCGATGTGATGATCGTCGGGCGCGGCGGCGGTTCGCTGGAAGAGCTGTGGGCGTTTAACGAGGAGCTTGTGGCGCGGGCGATCGCCGCTTCCTCGATTCCGGTCATCTCCGCGGTCGGGCACGAGACGGATTTTACGATCGCGGACTTCGTCGCCGATCTGCGGGCGGCGACACCGACAGCCGCGGCCGAGCTGGCCGTGCCGCACGTGCTGGAGCTGAAGGCCCAACTGTCGCAGTTCAGGCGCAGGCTGGAGCAGGGCCTCATCGGACGGCTCAGGGGCGAGCGCGAACGGCTGGCGAGATTGGCCCGTTCGCCCGCGTTGACGCAGCCGCACCGGCTGCTGCGGCAGCCCGCCGAACGGCTCGACCGTCTCCGCGAGCGGATGGCGTACCGTCTGGCGGAGCGCTCCGCCCGATCCCGCGAACGGCTTCTGCGTCTGTCGCGGCGGCTCGCCGGACAGACGCCGGAGGGCCGCGCGGCCCTGCATCGTTCGCGCATCCGGGAGCTGGAGCACCGGCTGCAGACCGCCGCCGCGGCTGCCGTGAAGGAGAAGCGCGCGGCTTGGCTGTCGTCGCTGCGGCATCTCGATGCGCTCAGTCCGTTGAAGGTGATGCAGAGAGGTTACGCGATCGCGTACGACGAGAAGGAACGGACCTTGATCAACTCCGTCCGTCAAGTGCAGTTGGGCGACATTTTGAAAATTCGTTTGACCGACGGGAAGCTGGATTGTCACGTATGGAAGCTGGAGGAGTGGGAGCATGGAGAAGCCGAAGGACGACAAGACGCTTAG
- the folD gene encoding bifunctional methylenetetrahydrofolate dehydrogenase/methenyltetrahydrofolate cyclohydrolase FolD, with protein MTATWLSGTKIAKEIRESLRPEIERLTKAGVQPGLAVVLVGDDPASQVYVNKKAKTCLELGMHSEVYRLPAETEEAELLGLIDRLNRDDRIHGILVQLPLPKHIKEKNVIDAIHPSKDVDGFHPVNVGNLAIGDDCLLPCTPAGVIEMLKRGGIEIAGKHAVVVGRSNIVGKPVALLLLREHATVTITHSRTPDLASITRQADILVVAAGKPELIDRTYVKPGAVVVDVGIHRREDGTLCGDVKADDVAETAGVLTPVPGGVGPMTIVMLMKNTVEAAGRALASGKAGRG; from the coding sequence ATGACGGCAACATGGCTCAGCGGAACCAAAATCGCGAAGGAGATTCGGGAATCGCTCCGCCCCGAGATCGAACGGCTGACGAAGGCGGGCGTGCAGCCGGGCTTGGCGGTCGTGCTCGTCGGGGATGACCCCGCATCCCAAGTGTACGTCAACAAAAAAGCGAAAACATGCCTCGAGCTCGGCATGCATTCCGAAGTGTACCGATTGCCGGCCGAGACGGAGGAAGCCGAGCTGCTCGGCCTGATCGACCGGCTGAACCGCGACGACCGGATACACGGGATTCTGGTGCAACTGCCGCTTCCGAAGCATATCAAAGAAAAGAACGTGATCGATGCGATTCACCCTTCGAAGGACGTGGACGGCTTCCATCCGGTGAACGTCGGCAATCTCGCGATCGGCGACGACTGTCTGCTGCCGTGTACGCCGGCCGGCGTAATCGAGATGCTGAAGCGCGGGGGAATCGAGATCGCCGGCAAGCATGCGGTTGTCGTCGGCCGCAGCAACATCGTCGGCAAGCCCGTCGCGCTGCTGCTGCTTCGCGAGCACGCGACGGTGACGATCACCCATTCCCGCACGCCGGATCTGGCGTCCATTACGCGGCAAGCGGACATTCTTGTCGTCGCCGCGGGCAAACCGGAATTGATCGACCGCACCTATGTGAAGCCAGGCGCCGTCGTCGTCGACGTCGGCATACACCGCCGGGAGGACGGCACGCTTTGCGGCGACGTGAAGGCCGACGACGTGGCCGAGACGGCGGGTGTGCTGACCCCGGTGCCTGGCGGCGTCGGACCGATGACCATCGTGATGCTGATGAAAAATACGGTGGAAGCCGCGGGCCGCGCGCTGGCCTCGGGCAAAGCCGGACGGGGCTGA
- the nusB gene encoding transcription antitermination factor NusB, translating to MKRRLAREIALQSLYQVELAEAAPREAVRVAVEEALGDNEGQVSIGKEPISEDYILELVEGTVSRQAEIDSMLSGYLKGWRTDRLARIDRQVLRMATYEMVYRDDVPPKVVINEAIELVKQFGSEESGKFVNGVLGAMIKHLDQLKDRVRQQSYEEEKP from the coding sequence ATGAAACGCAGATTGGCCAGGGAAATCGCCCTGCAGAGCTTGTATCAGGTGGAATTGGCCGAAGCCGCGCCGCGCGAGGCGGTAAGGGTCGCGGTGGAGGAAGCATTGGGGGATAACGAGGGACAGGTGTCGATCGGCAAGGAGCCGATCTCGGAAGACTACATTCTGGAGCTGGTGGAGGGAACGGTTTCCCGCCAGGCCGAGATCGACAGCATGCTGAGCGGTTATCTGAAGGGCTGGCGGACGGACCGGCTAGCCCGCATCGACCGCCAGGTGCTCCGGATGGCGACGTATGAGATGGTGTACCGGGACGACGTTCCGCCCAAGGTAGTCATTAACGAAGCGATCGAACTGGTCAAGCAGTTCGGTTCGGAAGAATCCGGCAAGTTCGTCAACGGCGTGCTCGGCGCGATGATCAAGCATCTGGATCAGCTCAAGGATCGGGTTAGACAGCAGTCATACGAGGAGGAGAAACCATGA
- a CDS encoding DUF2273 domain-containing protein, whose protein sequence is MNRFEGHIGKTIGVAAGLLLSVVYLFFGFWDMLVVGVILFLGYYFGHKSDRGEPFIPLSEWLEWLRGSWRWFR, encoded by the coding sequence ATGAACCGGTTCGAGGGTCACATCGGCAAAACGATCGGAGTGGCGGCCGGCCTCTTGTTGTCGGTCGTGTATTTGTTTTTCGGTTTTTGGGATATGCTGGTAGTAGGCGTTATTCTGTTCCTTGGATATTATTTCGGACATAAATCGGATCGCGGCGAACCTTTCATCCCTTTGTCGGAATGGCTGGAGTGGTTGAGGGGGAGCTGGCGCTGGTTTCGCTGA
- the amaP gene encoding alkaline shock response membrane anchor protein AmaP: MAKVFDKLLLFFYSLIAGAAALFALILSFAWIPLDDVYAWTRNLYTDAAVMAPTVTVSLLMLLATFRFLYLTLRSGRGQAPSIDQRTDVGDIRISLDTVENLALKAASRQRGLKDLKARISVSESGIDIVIRTLVDGETSIPELTEETQRAVKQHVEDITGIPVSSVGVYVANVVPSQTFRSRVE; this comes from the coding sequence ATGGCAAAGGTGTTTGACAAGCTGTTGTTGTTTTTCTACAGCCTGATTGCAGGCGCCGCGGCGTTGTTCGCGCTGATCCTCTCGTTTGCGTGGATTCCGCTGGACGATGTATATGCGTGGACCCGCAATCTGTATACGGACGCCGCGGTGATGGCGCCGACCGTTACCGTATCGTTGCTGATGCTGCTCGCGACGTTCCGCTTTTTGTATTTGACGCTGCGCAGCGGACGCGGACAAGCCCCCTCGATCGACCAGCGGACGGATGTCGGCGATATCCGCATCTCGTTGGACACGGTCGAGAATCTGGCGCTGAAGGCGGCGTCCCGGCAGCGCGGGCTGAAGGATCTCAAGGCCCGGATCTCCGTCAGCGAATCCGGCATCGACATCGTCATCCGCACATTGGTGGACGGGGAAACTTCGATCCCGGAATTGACGGAGGAGACGCAGCGGGCCGTCAAACAGCACGTGGAAGACATTACGGGCATCCCGGTATCGAGCGTCGGCGTGTACGTCGCCAATGTCGTTCCGTCCCAAACGTTCCGCAGCCGTGTGGAATAG
- a CDS encoding Asp23/Gls24 family envelope stress response protein codes for MNTVSQDYERTDIGTIQIAPEVIEVIAGLAAVEVEGVAGMSGGIAGGIAELLGRKNLSKGVKVEVGQREAAVDVSIVIEFGHRIPEVAGRIQHNVKHAIESMTGLTVVEVNVHVHDVQFKAAEKTEEPEQASRLK; via the coding sequence ATGAACACCGTGTCCCAGGACTACGAAAGAACGGATATCGGAACCATTCAGATCGCTCCGGAAGTGATCGAGGTTATCGCCGGTCTTGCGGCGGTCGAGGTCGAAGGAGTCGCCGGCATGAGCGGCGGCATCGCGGGCGGCATCGCCGAACTGCTCGGACGCAAAAATTTGTCCAAGGGCGTGAAGGTCGAGGTCGGCCAGCGCGAAGCGGCCGTGGACGTCTCGATCGTCATCGAGTTCGGCCATCGGATTCCCGAGGTCGCCGGACGCATTCAGCATAACGTCAAGCATGCCATCGAATCGATGACGGGGTTGACCGTCGTGGAAGTGAACGTCCACGTGCACGACGTGCAATTCAAAGCCGCGGAGAAAACGGAAGAACCGGAGCAGGCGAGCCGGCTGAAATAA
- the accC gene encoding acetyl-CoA carboxylase biotin carboxylase subunit: MKFQKVLIANRGEIAVRIIRACRELGIQTVAVYSEADRDALHVRLADEAYCIGPTASKDSYLNITNLMSVATLTGVDAIHPGYGFLAENADFAEICESCNITFIGPSPEAISKMGDKSEAKATMKAAGVPIIPGSDGIVQDLDEAVRIGREIGYPLIIKATAGGGGKGIRLANSEEELVKQITTAQQEAQSAFGNAGVYLEKYLTGMKHVEIQILADKHGNVVHLGERDCSVQRRRQKLIEEAPCPILTPDIRKRMGEAAVRAAKAVGYAGAGTLEFLLGPDGQFYFMEMNTRIQVEHPVTEMITGVDLIKEMIRVAEGHPLPFAQEDIRFDGWAIECRINAEDPDRNFMPSPGQIQFYLPPGGIGVRVDSAAYPGYVIPPHYDSMVAKLIVWGPTRDEAIARMKRALAEFAVSGVHTTIPFHLKVLDHPVFLDGTFDIKFLEEHDVNAPRSELANVR; encoded by the coding sequence TTGAAGTTTCAAAAAGTACTCATCGCCAATCGCGGCGAAATCGCCGTCCGGATTATCCGCGCTTGCCGCGAGCTGGGCATCCAGACGGTAGCCGTCTATTCGGAGGCTGACCGGGATGCGCTGCACGTGCGTCTGGCCGACGAAGCTTATTGCATCGGACCTACGGCTTCCAAGGACAGCTACCTGAACATCACGAACCTGATGAGCGTGGCGACGCTGACGGGCGTGGACGCGATTCACCCCGGCTACGGCTTCCTCGCGGAGAACGCGGACTTCGCGGAAATCTGCGAAAGCTGCAACATCACCTTTATCGGGCCGTCGCCGGAAGCGATCAGCAAAATGGGCGACAAGTCCGAGGCCAAAGCGACGATGAAGGCGGCCGGCGTGCCGATCATTCCGGGCTCGGACGGAATCGTCCAGGATCTGGACGAAGCCGTGCGGATCGGCCGGGAGATCGGATATCCCCTCATCATCAAAGCAACCGCCGGCGGCGGAGGCAAAGGCATCCGTCTCGCCAACAGCGAGGAGGAGCTGGTCAAGCAGATCACGACCGCCCAACAGGAAGCGCAGAGCGCGTTCGGCAACGCCGGCGTGTACCTGGAGAAATATTTGACGGGCATGAAGCACGTCGAGATCCAGATTCTCGCGGACAAACACGGCAATGTCGTCCATCTGGGCGAGCGGGACTGCTCGGTCCAGCGCAGACGCCAGAAGCTGATCGAAGAAGCGCCGTGTCCGATCCTGACGCCGGACATCCGCAAGCGCATGGGCGAAGCCGCGGTGCGCGCGGCGAAGGCGGTCGGGTACGCGGGCGCGGGCACGCTGGAATTTTTGCTGGGACCCGACGGCCAGTTCTACTTCATGGAGATGAACACCCGGATTCAGGTGGAGCATCCGGTCACGGAGATGATCACGGGCGTCGATCTGATCAAGGAGATGATCCGCGTCGCCGAAGGGCATCCGCTGCCGTTCGCGCAAGAGGATATCCGGTTCGACGGCTGGGCGATCGAATGCCGCATCAACGCGGAAGATCCGGACCGCAACTTTATGCCGTCGCCGGGACAGATTCAGTTCTACCTGCCGCCGGGGGGAATCGGCGTGCGGGTCGACAGCGCCGCTTATCCCGGCTACGTCATCCCGCCGCATTACGATTCGATGGTCGCCAAGCTGATCGTCTGGGGTCCGACGCGCGATGAAGCGATCGCCCGGATGAAGCGGGCGCTGGCCGAATTCGCCGTAAGCGGCGTGCATACGACGATTCCGTTCCACCTGAAGGTGCTCGACCACCCGGTGTTCCTGGACGGAACGTTCGACATCAAATTCCTGGAGGAGCACGATGTGAACGCTCCCCGGTCGGAATTGGCGAACGTGCGTTAA
- the accB gene encoding acetyl-CoA carboxylase biotin carboxyl carrier protein has translation MFKISEIKELVKLLDQTSVQELEIEHEGSRLTIRKPSKSEPVVIPVQQAAPVYQQAPAVVQAPAPSAPAAQPVAEASAPAKAAADNLHRIVSPMVGTFYRAPSPGAPAFVSVGDRVNEKTVVCIIEAMKLMNEIEAEVKGEIVEVLVENGQLVEYGQPLFLVKPE, from the coding sequence ATGTTTAAAATCAGCGAAATCAAGGAATTGGTCAAGCTGCTCGACCAAACTTCCGTTCAAGAATTGGAAATCGAGCATGAGGGCTCGCGTCTGACGATCCGCAAGCCGTCCAAATCGGAACCTGTCGTGATTCCCGTGCAGCAGGCGGCGCCCGTCTATCAGCAGGCCCCGGCCGTCGTTCAGGCGCCGGCTCCGTCCGCGCCGGCGGCTCAGCCCGTGGCCGAAGCATCCGCACCGGCCAAAGCCGCGGCGGACAATCTGCACCGGATTGTCTCGCCGATGGTCGGCACGTTCTACCGTGCGCCATCTCCGGGCGCGCCGGCGTTCGTATCGGTCGGAGACCGCGTGAATGAGAAAACGGTCGTGTGCATTATCGAAGCGATGAAGCTGATGAACGAGATCGAAGCCGAGGTCAAGGGCGAAATCGTGGAAGTGCTTGTCGAGAACGGGCAGTTGGTCGAGTACGGCCAGCCTCTGTTCCTCGTGAAGCCGGAATGA
- a CDS encoding SpoIIIAH-like family protein produces the protein MNAKRQTVWLVSMLSLMVVLSAYYLFTEDMSESAPAETVNVEEIQIDASELDKAQADALKAAAGQSESEILKQAQAKAHSGAELISSLKSQHREALSKRVEQLSAILSDTKKTKEETAKAREEIDLLEQQEQIIDHLEDTLMADYQFADAAVVQDSGKWTVYLNEPTIEKSEVASIAVMVMKELKARPEQISVKLVN, from the coding sequence ATGAACGCAAAACGCCAAACGGTATGGCTGGTGTCGATGCTCAGTCTGATGGTGGTGCTGTCCGCTTATTACTTGTTTACGGAGGACATGTCCGAATCGGCCCCGGCGGAGACGGTGAACGTCGAGGAGATCCAGATCGACGCTTCCGAGCTGGACAAAGCCCAGGCGGACGCCCTCAAGGCGGCGGCAGGCCAGAGTGAGTCGGAAATTCTGAAGCAGGCGCAGGCCAAAGCCCACAGCGGCGCGGAGCTGATCAGCAGCCTCAAATCCCAGCACCGCGAAGCGCTGTCCAAACGTGTCGAACAACTGAGCGCCATCTTGTCGGACACGAAGAAAACCAAAGAGGAGACGGCGAAAGCGCGGGAAGAGATTGACCTGCTGGAGCAGCAGGAGCAAATCATCGATCATCTGGAAGACACGCTGATGGCCGACTACCAGTTCGCCGACGCGGCCGTCGTGCAGGACAGCGGAAAATGGACGGTGTACCTGAACGAGCCGACCATCGAAAAAAGCGAAGTGGCAAGCATCGCGGTTATGGTCATGAAGGAACTGAAGGCGCGTCCGGAGCAAATCTCGGTCAAACTGGTCAACTAG